From one Cardiocondyla obscurior isolate alpha-2009 linkage group LG06, Cobs3.1, whole genome shotgun sequence genomic stretch:
- the Gos28 gene encoding Golgi SNAP receptor complex member 1 gives MASSLGTIDWEDLRKQARHLENEIDAKLVAFSKLGINTGTRHASTEEVPLLDEEQVFENMASEIETLLSKLFSINERMSELQPNGAAMLHTMQRHKEILKDYKLEFNKIRNNFTARKDREDLLGSVRKEIDNYKSASGLNRREMYLKENQHVHNSDRLINDQISIAMETRDHLMTQRQAFKRIRTRFNDLSTRFPAVNSLMQRINLRKRRDSVILGLVIGVCTFLMLLYAFH, from the exons ATGGCTAGCTCACTGGGCACGATCGACTGGGAAG ATCTAAGGAAACAGGCGAGGCATCTGGAAAACGAGATCGACGCGAAGCTGGTGGCGTTCAGCAAGCTTGGCATAAACACAGGCACGAGACATGCCAGCACAGAGGAGGTCCCTCTCCTGGACGAGGAGCAGGTATTCGAGAACATGGCGTCAGAAATCGAGACGCTACTATCCAAG TTGTTCTCCATAAACGAGAGGATGAGTGAATTACAGCCCAATGGAGCAGCTATGCTGCACACGATGCAGCGTCACAAGGAGATCTTGAAGGACTATAAGCTAGAGTTTAACAAGATTAGAAATAACTTTACTGCTAGGAAAGACCGCGAGGACCTCCTAGGCAGTGTTCGAAAGGAAATTGA caATTACAAGAGTGCAAGTGGACTAAATCGACGTGAAATGTACCTTAAGGAAAACCAACATGTTCACAA CTCCGATCGATTGATCAACGACCAAATAAGTATAGCAATGGAGACGCGGGATCACCTGATGACACAAAGACAGGCGTTCAAACGTATACGAACTCGATTCAACGATCTCTCCACTCGGTTTCCCGCGGTAAACAGCCTGATGCAAAGAATAAATCTACGCAAAAGAAGAGATTCCGTTATACTCGGTCTTGTCATCGGTGTCTGTACGTTTTTAATGCTTCTATACGCCTTTCATTAG